TGTAACAGGATGTGCAACTAGGTTATTTCAGCCTGAAGGTCCTCAAGGTGTATGCTAGTCTAGCTGTCAAAGGAGGGCTTCTTGGAAGATTATGAGTTAAGGATGGCAAGGACTGGATGAGAAGGTGGGGAACGGCGTCCCAGACAAAGCGCACGACTATGTAAGAAAAAGCTTGATGGCTGTCTGTGAAGAAGTGAGCAGCTTTGAGTTTGTCTGGTGTATCGTATAGGGAGGGTGCCCGTTAAGGAGTGGGAGAAGGTGAGGTTGGAGTGTTGGGTGGTAGGACAGTGAGGAAAGTCTTCTTGGTTTGAATCATGATATATGTATTAGGTTTAATCAAGATCTTTTTCACTTTCgagtgtttttcttcattttcaatatagaaatatttgtgaATTGTAAATGCTGTATGTATTCGCATCTTGGAAACTTTCAGAAAAATCTGAAGATACAGGACAGTAAAAGGgcaagtaaatattttttcagtaaatatttctcaGAACTTACTGTGTGCCTAGTGATGTTTTAGGTGCTGGGTCCTGAGTAGTGAATAAGTCAGAAGATCCTTGTTCACGTGGACTTTACATTCTGTGACTGCAGTAGAGACCACATCTGACATTTAAGTACCGTAGAAGGAGAAATGATAtctttttgccattaaaagtaatggcaaaaactgcagttacttttgcaccaacctaatcgTTTTTTGAGCAGGAAAATAAAGTGACAAGAGATTAATATGCTGCATTATTTGGAGGAAATAGAACCCACAAATTTGAAGGCCACTTTCAGAAATCTAGGTTTGAGGTAAATAAGTGCCTTGCTGAGAGTGTAAGCAGTATAAAAGTGAATAAAGAGGGTTAATCAAAGAAAAGATACAATGtttaatggtgaaaaaggaaaaagatatttcacaatTGAGAGAGTTGAAAAACCAGAACACCACTAAAAATGATGACTTTGAGAAAGATTAGATTTGGAGATAGATAATAGGCTGATTTGCAATACAGTGAATTTGAGTTTCTCCAAATGGAAGAATCCAAGTATGCTGCATTtggcagcagagagagacagtATATGAGCTTTTctaagggagaaagagagaaaagccagAAAGATTCTTGGGGTGTACCTGGAACGAGGTGAACTGGGTAGATTTCACCACATAAGAGAATTGCTTAGTTGGTGAGAAGTTTGGAAGCTCAGTGAAAATGTCAGTCTCTagaaatcttgttttatttttctgtaattatgAATTAAAActaaggggccgggcgcagtggctcacacttgtaatcccagcactttgggaggctgaggcaggcagatcatgaggtcaggagttcaagaccagcctggccaacatagtgaaaccccgtctctactaaaaatacaaaaacttagccaggcctggtggcaggcacctgtaatcccagctacttgggaggctgaggcaggagaatcacttgaacccaggaggcggaggttgcagtgagccgagatcaagccattgcactcccacccgggcaacagtgcgagactccatctcaaaaataaaaaacaaaactaaggatGTGAGAAAAActgatacatttattttaacaagATGCTCAGAATATAGATTcctgttatatttttatataatgattaccTGTGAAACAACACTTTAAATTTGGAAACCTATGTGAGTAAAGGATAAGGTCTATTCCCTGTGACCTCAAAGGGTCAGTGAACTAGGACTAAAGTGGAAACTACTGAAAGGTGCCTTTCTACCTTGTCAACACTCTCCAGAACAGTACAGGCTTCCACTTAATGTAAAAACATTCTTATGCTTAATTGAAGAAACCAGTAGTGGAGATGGGATTAGACTGTACCTTTTAATTTCTAACATTACTATTTTGTAAAAGTAGTGGATTTTGTTAGCCAGCTTGGTAAGAAGGTATGATGACATTGTTAATAGAGTCCACATCATAATCAACAATTTACAAAGACTATAAACAATTTTTACCTAGTATCTCTGATGTATAAGGCCCTCGGCTAAGTTCTGTGGAGGCATATAAATTGGCAGAGGCCCTGTCTGTCTACATATAACTTAACAGGGAAGATGATGAATGCtgaaagaaagagacaagaaataggccgggcacggtggctcacacctgtaatcccagcactttgggaggccaaggtgggtggatcagctgaagtcaggagttcaagaccagcctggccaacatggtgaaaccctgtctctactaaaaatacaaaaattagctgggcatagtggcaggcgcctgtaatcccagctactcgggaggctgaggcaggagaatcgcttaaacctgggaggcggagattgcagtgagccaagatcgtgccactgcactcagcctttgagagcaaaactccatctcagaaaaaaaagaagaagaaagagacaagaaataaAGATTAAGGACTAATAGCTGCAGTGTCAGTACAGGAGGGGAGAGATTTGTAGGAAATTAGGGGAAGACTTCATAGAGGCAACCACAGCCAAATGGGGATTTGAAGGAAAGGTTGCATTCAGGCAGGCACAGAAGGGCTGAAGGTTGGACTTGCCAGGCAAAGGAGTGGAGGTAGGAAAGTATTTAATAGTGGGTAGTGTGGAGGGAGTTTCGAGTGTTACAGTTTGGTTGTATTGTGGAATTCATGAAGAGGGGCAGCCGGGAATTATGGCAACGTGGTTTGGGGCCAAGTTCTGGGGCACCTGATTTGTAGATAATTGTAAGTCATTGAAAGTTTTGGAGCAGTGAAGTTACATGAAGATGAATCTGGCAGCAAGATAACAGTTGAGGGAGGCAGGCTTATTGGCCAGGCTATAATAAGACTTTAGACAAAATTAATGAGCATTTAAATGAGTGGCATAAGTGAGGAAGAGAGGttggaaaataaattatggtagGATGAACAGTATAAAGCAGTTAATCAGATTTGAGGACAAGGGAGATGGGAGAAATAAACTGGATGTAGTTTTGACAGACATTTAGTATTGTTGGAGTGCTTAGAGAAGAGGGAAAACCCTCCAATAGAATACCCAActgattaaagagaaaaatagaagcgATAGTGACATAGGCATTTTTCTTATcattccttccccctccctccctttccccttttGCAAAAAGAAGGATGCAAATTAGAGAATTTGCTCTCAGCTAAAGTCTGGGGTTTCAGAGAGCAGCTCAAATTCATTTAGGAAACACGTTTTAAGCATCTGCTCTGTGGCAAGCATTGTGCTCCATATACAGAAATAAGACATAATTATCTCCTGGAAACTGAGCTTAACTGGGAAGACAAACATTTTAACAGGTGAGTTATAATGTACTAATTGTATACTAGAGGGGTGAGCAGACTGCAGTGAGAATAAAGAACCAACCAGTTCTACTTGGGAGAACTGGAAAAAGGGAAAGTTAAAGTATTGAGTGGattttatgtttgtatatttaatcttcaaaattgAAATATTACAGTTTTATTGGTGATAAGCTTCTCAATTGTATAAGTGGTGGGGCCAGGATTAAAATCCAGGACAAGCCATTATAACATCAGCTTCAAGGAAACTTAGCAGagtcttgaaggatgaataggtgtTTGCTGAAAAGAATGGCATGGATAGAAGTTCATTGTGGTTGGACCATGGGCTGGTAGGAGTTGAGTCTGGAGAAGTACGATAAGATGTTTGAAAAGTTCTTAATCTGGGAAGTGATGTGATTGGTTATATCTTTTTGGATAATAACTGtttggaaggaaggaggaagtgccTGAAATGGGTTGAAACTGGCCACAGAAATCAAGTTTAggagactttatttttattttaatcttttccaCCCTCCTCCCCAAATTTAGAAGACTTTAAAGTATGAGATGATTGAGGCTTAGTGACACTGTGTGCAAAGTTAGTGATTTTGGTGACTGTTGACAGCGAAATTTGTAATTGAAAATATTGACTTTTAGGAAGCTGATTGTGGCTGTTCATTCTCTGTTATAGAAaggcagtttttgtttgtttgtttttcagaaggagtctcactctgttgcccagactggagtgtaatggcgtgatctcggctcactgcaacctccgcctccagggttcaagcgattctcctggttcagcctcccgagtagcggaaattacaggcgcctgccaccgtgcctggctgatttttgtatttttagtagagatgaggtttcaccatcttggccaggctggtcttgaactcctgaccttgtgatccactcgcctcggcctcccaaagtgttgggattacaggcgtgagccaccagacccggcCATTCTGATGTATTCTTAAGACTAGATTTAGTTTATGATCTTGTGCCAAGACCACCACAGAAGTGCTGTTAATTTCAGTGCATTTTATCAAGAGGTACCTGGCTGTGGATTAGTCCCATTCCATGTTTCCATGTGGTGGTAACTTTGctcatttggccaggcacagtggctcacacctttaattccaacactttgggaggccgaggcaggcagatcatctgagctcaggagtttgagaccagcctgggcaacatagtgagaccctgcctctacaaaaaattaaataaattagccaggtgtggtggcaagtgcctgtagttccagctactcggaggctgtaGTGGAAGGaacacttaagcccaggagttcaaggctgcatgagttaagatcacatcactgcactatagcctgggtgacaaagcgagactctgtctctttaacgaaaaaaaagaagctggagtctagaggcttaattttttttttttttttttttttttttttgagatggagtcttgccctgttggccaggctggagtgcagtggcagtctcagctcactgcagcctctgcgtcccaggatcaagtgattctcctgcctcagccttctgagtagctgggactacaggtgtgcgccaccacacccggctaatttttgtatttttagtagagatggggtttcaccatgttggccaggctggtcttgaactcctgacctcaggtgatccaccacctcggcctcccaaagtgctgggattgtagacgtgagccaccacacccggcctagaggCTTAATTAGATTCAAGTTAAACAGATTTTGGCAAGAAAGTTTCGTGGATGATGTTTCATTCATCATGTTGCATTGCATCAAGAGCTCATAATGTCAGATGTTTCACTATTAGTGATGCTAAGTTTGAAGGTGACGGCTAAATGTTTGCATTGAAAAGGTACAGTTTTCCCTTTCCAAATAAGTAAGTGATCTGTAAAGAGAAATTgacttttttaaagcaaataatgGTGAACTTAAAGGAGCTCCCCCAATTTTTTTATTGCATTAGAATTTTGCTGAaccgggccaggcacagtggctcacacctgtaatcacagcactttgggaggctgaggccaaggcaggcagatcacttgaggccaggagttcaagaccagcctggccaacatggcaaaaccctgtctctactaaaaatacaaaaattagctgggtgtggtggtgcacacctgtaatcccagctactcgggaggctgagctacgagaatcacttggacccaggaggtagaggttgcagccagctgagatggtgccattgcactccagcctgggcaacagagcaaaaccccaattttttttttttttttctgaactaaatattatttgaaatagtaTACAAAATTTGTAGCTTTAGTATTTGCTGTGATGGTGTTTAACCAATAATTATATAGTTATATCCTGAAAAGTGTGGCTGAACAACTATGCCTAGTATTTGAACTTGAATTGTGAGGAATATAGGGCTGTAGCTAACCAGAGAGATCTTTGGTGGAAATAACCCTAAACTATAATAGACTAGACTGGACAAAACCAATGGATTCCAGTTTTCTGCCACATACCACCTTTGTCATTGTATGAGCTGTTTAACTCTTTTAgtgccccatctgtaaaatagtgaTTGTGTGGTAGCATGGTAGAATGTTAGTAGGGTGAGGTGAAGGCAGATCATTTTCAGCTGTCAGGTGCCACTAAGTTGCTTGTTTACTTTGTGTAACCTAAGTTAGTGGTTAATAGCATGAGCATCAGAAACAGGCAGATTCAAATCCTGTTATCCAGATGCAAGTGGTTATgtactctaagcctcagtttcatcatctgaatATAGTTATGGTACTTATCTTACAAGGTTGTGACAATTAAACATAATAATGGATATAAGGCATAGCAAAGCATTTGGCACATACTAGGTGCCCAGTGTGTAGTAATTGCTGTGACTACATGGTATACCACCTTCCTCTCCCTGAGAAATCTCAGGATATTGGACACACTGAACTACTCCATTCtaaaccttaaaaataaaaacaaaaggccgggcgcggtggctcactcctataatcccagcactttgggaggctgaggcgggtggatcacaaggtcaggagatcgagaccatccttgctaatactgtgaaaccccgtctttactaaaaatacaaaaaattagccgggcgtggtggcgggcacctgtagtcccagctactctggagactgagacaggagaatggcgtgaacccgggaggcggagcttgcagtgagccgagatagtgctactgcagtccggcctgggcgaaagagcaagactccgtctcaaaaataaataaataaaaacaaaataagcagtTGACCCAGTATTAGAATTACGGTTAAAATTGGAAGCTTTTCCAGTTCTTCTAGTCCATTATTAGCCTGTACAGGCTGCAACACCAAATGACAGGATTGAACCAAGATTCCTTCTAGCTTTACACTTTCATGATCTTATGTAGCATAACATGAAaaagccttggcaacatagcgagatcccgtctctacaaaaataaaaaacttagctgtacatagtggctcacgcttatagtcccagctacttgggaggctgaagcgggaggattacttgagctgaggagttcgaggctgcagtgagccatggacacaccactacactccagcctgagtgacagagtgagagtgagacccttactctaaaaaaaaataggccaggtgcggtggctcatgcctgtaatcccagcactttgggaggctgaggcggatggattacctgaggtcaggagtttgagaccagtctggccaacatggtgaaaccccgtctctactaaaaatacaaaaattagccgggcgtggtggcacacgcctgtaatcccagctacttgggaggctgaggcaggagaatttcttgagcccaggagacagaagttgcagtgagccaagatcgtgcctctgcactccagcctggcagaaagagcaagactcttgtctcagaaaaaaaaaaaggaaaaatatattgcaaaaagATGGTAGTAAGAATGCTGCTAAAGTTTATAAATGTGTCAGTATGAATAAAAAGTGGTGGCTGTTTTGGTAGAACCATCAAAAGAAATAACCAGGCTGGGAACAGTGcttcacgcctgtgatcccagcactttgggaagctaagaaaggtagatcgcttaagcccagaagtttgagactagcctgggcaatatggtgaaaccttgtctctacaaaaaattagctgggcatggtggtgtgcatctgtagtcccatttagttgggagactgaggtgggaggatcatttgagcccctggaggggtggaggctgcattgagccatgattgcaccactgcaccccagcctgggcaacagaatgagaccatgtctcaaaagaaaagaaataaccagttTCCTTCAAACTCTGATGTATGGGAAATTGTTCGTGTCTTAGCTTAATTTTTTGACCCACTGAAATGGTTATGGTAAGACCTCATTATATACAAAATAGCATATTTTGATGTTCCATCAGCTGATGGAGACACTCTTTAGATGAAAAAGTCAAGATAGTATCATCTCAAATAACCATGTGCCTTTTACCCCAAAAACACTGAAGAGTAGCATTTGAAAAGTGGTATAGAAAACTTACagggaaaatgtaaaaatgaagcaTTTTCTCAAATATAAAAGTAAGGATAAgccctgtgtatgtgtgtacatataggtttaacatttcaaatcttttttctttttatttcctcagtCTGTTCGTTACCAACAGaggtaagttctttttttttttttaccttatgtATTTGAAGTTATTCTTGGTTTTAAAGCTACcttgagaactttttttttatttttcatttttgattattTGATAGTAAAGCTTTAACCTTTTATAGAGAACTTtgatttagaataattttttggtCTTATATATTCTTTCCTAAATTTAGACCTTAAATCATACATGTGCATCTTTTGCACATGGCTGTGCAGTTTGGATTTTTGCATGGGACTTACGAATAGTCAGCTAATAAAATAAGAGTAACCTTAATGCCAAAATCTATACAAATGAGCAGAGGAAAGAAAGGGCAGTATAAATTATGTGTAAGACTTTCTAAGTCCAGCTCTATGAGCAAGTCATGAAAATGAGGCACTTATGTGCTCAAAGCAAGAaatagagagagaagaaataaattggTACTGTGAAGAGGTACCTAATCCTTCTTAATATCTAATTTTTTATGGGACATATCGTGGTTGAATACAGATTTCCTGTGGATAAGAAGTCAGATGGGAgtggtttgttttattctttgtattaACAAGTATAGGGAGTGATTTTTAATTACGACGTATTGTTTGACTGAAAATGTTTTGTTGTgactcagttcttttttttctcctagtaCTGTGAATATATGCCTGATGTTGCTAAATGTAGACAATGGTTAGAGAAGAATTTTCCAAATGAATTTGCAAAACTTACTGTAggtatgaacattttttttcttgcattaaaCTTCTGTACCTAAGACAAATGCATGTATGGCATTATTCTAAAGATAGGAAAGTCCTCCTTTAGTAGGATATTACAGAATTAACATTTATCTGTTAGCTGTTTAAGTTCTCTCTGAGATAGGATAGGTCTGAATATCAACTTTCTTACATAAAAAAgtaaatgggccaggcgcagtggctcacaactataatcccagcagtttgggaggctgaggcaggcggatcacaaggtcaggagattgagatcatcttggctaacacagtgaaaccccatctctactaaaaatgaaaaaaaaaaaaaaataggcatggtggcaggcacctgtagtcccagctactcaggagggtgaggcaggagaacggcgtgaacctgggaggcagagcttgccgtgagccgagatcgtgccactgcactccagcctgggtgacagagcaagactccgtctcaaaaaaaaagtaagtaaatgattggctgggcgcagtggttcacgcctgtagtcccagcactttgggaggctgaggcgggtggatcacctgtggtcgggagttcaagaccagcctgatcaacatggagaaaccctgtttctactaaaaatacaaagctgggcgtggtggcgcatgcctgtaatcctagctactcgggaagctgaggcagaagaatcgcttgaatccgggaggcagaggttgcggtgagccgagatggcaccattgcacgccagcctgggcaacaagagcaaaactctgtctcaaaaaaacaaaattaaaaaaagtaaatgatttaGGGGcaaatatatattgatttttattgtaAGTGTACTATATGCTACACACTGTTGCAGATTCTGAGGATAAGCCAATAAAAGATTTCCTACTCTTGTGGCAATTACATTCTAGAAAGGGAGACAGATTAAATAAGCAAAACATAGTATGTAGACAGTAGCAGGAAAGGGGGAGATAAGAATTGGTGGGAAGGACTTTGAAATTTTAGGTAGTACCCAGGGAAGATTTTGCTGAAAAGGTGGCAGTTGATTATTTTGGAACTGAGGGAATGAGTCATTTGGGTATCTGGCAGAACATTTCTAGGCAGAGGACACAGCCTGAGGAGAGGCCCTGAGTAGAAGCTTTCCTAGTATATTCAGGAAACAGCAAGGAAGCCTTTGTGTCTGGAGCTTATTGAAGGACCGGAGAAGAGTTTGATATGAAGTCAGAGTAGACCACACCGGGTAGGGCATTGTGGGCTCTTTTGGCTTTTGCTCTTAGTTAGATGATGAGCTCTTGGAGGAGTTTAAGCAGAAGAGTGATAAGGTCTGACTTGTTTCAGCAGCATCACTTAGGCTGCTCTGCTAAGAATAGAccaaagaggccgggtgcggtggctcacgctgtaatcccagcactttgggaggccgaggcaggtggatcacaaggtcaagagatcgagaccatcctggctaacacggtgaaaccctgtctttactaaaaatagaaaaaattagccaggcgagttggcgggcgcctgtagtcccagctactttgggaggctgaggcaggagaatggcgtgaacccgggaggcggagcttgcagtgagccaagatcgcaccgctgcactccagcctggataacagagggagactccgtctcaaaaaaaatggagTTGCCATTGCCAGAGGTGGGAAGACTATGGAGGAACAGaattcctcagttttctcatattgATGGCTTCTCTTGCAAGACTGGTAAAAATGAAGGCAGTAGCAAGAAGAAGAGAAAGCCTGGTCTGGGAACAGGCCTGCTCAGAGACACCCAGTGCTGCCCCACTCATTGCTCCTTGACTTTCAGGTGATTTCCCTGACACACAAACCCCTAACTTGGTAAGTCCCTTTTGGCTGGTAGCTACTCCATCACTGTCAGTGGTTGAATAAGAACCCTCAAGTCTGGTTTTATATTCAGTCTACATGGTTGTCCCTGAACGGGACCTTCCTGGGATAGGATCATGTCTGAGCGGGTGGGGAGCTCTTCTCTAGATGTTAACAAAATTAGTAAGTTTAGATGCTAGAGCACTCCTGCAGAGCCCAAGTGTTCTATGCTCCTTTCCTGTGGCTAAAAATTTCAGCCCTCACATATCAAAAGACTGGGTTTTCTCTTCTGTTACCATACACTTACTATAATGACTTTAGAACCAGACTTGAATAGAAATCTAGCAGTGTAATCCATTGCTTTACAAATTTCATGTTCGGCTGTTGGTAAGATGCCTTATTTGTATATGAGGTTGCTCAAaggtgatttctttcttttaacagtGTGAGATGATGTTCATGCTTTTGTATTTCACTTTTCTATCTAGAAAATTCACCCAAACAAGAAGCTGGAATTAGTGAGGGTCAAGGAACAgcaggggaagaagaggagaagaaaaaacagaagagaggTAAGACCTAAATTCACATCTTGATTTGTACAGTCATACCGTCACTGCGATAGAAAATGTAAGTAATTAAAATGGTTCCCAAAGCTAGGCACaatggtgggcgcctatagtcgcATCttcttagggggctgaggcaggaggatcacttaagcccaggagttcaaggctgtagtatgCAATGATCGTTCCTCCacatagccactgcactctatcctgggcaacatagtgagacctcatctcttacaAAAAGGGGGAGGTTCCCAACGTTAATACCATGTACCTGTTATTGTAATTCCCCATGTATATCATACAAAGGGGCACATACTAATAGGATCATGGTTGGATGTGGTATGATTTGGGCTGTGTCAGTAAATTGGACCTAGGAAAACATGCTTATTTGCCCTGTTTGTATGTAAAAAACAGCTAAAATTCCTGTGTCTTCTATTTAAGTAGAGTGAGGACATTTATATAAAAGATTTTATCTTCTCATTACTTCTGATAGCTCAGTTGAAAACTTTGTTTTACGGCTGTTGCATACACTTGACTCCTTCTCAAACCAACTCCTGGTGCTGTGGATCCTGTACCCAcctgtttcattttcattcattattcTCCCCTATGACTAAAATtcacttataaatatttttaggaCTTTgcgtcttcaaaaaaaaaaaaaactctccccAAAGCTCATGTCTTTCTTTACCTTATCCCTCTCCTTCCCTTAGCCAGATTTCTTTACTAAGGCCAGACTCACTATCCCCGCTTCTGTTCTGTGGTACACTGTTCACTCCTCAGTCCATCCTAACCTGACTTCCTGGCCACTGCAGCTCTTCTGATAAGGGTCAGCAGTGGCTTAGTTATTGCTAAATAATAAGCGCACATGCACTCCCTCTTTCCTGAAACATTGTCCCTCCTTGGTTTCTATTCCTTCCTAGGTCTCCTATCACTCCTCCTTAGTCTTCTGTGCGGACTTCTGTTCCTTCTGTCCTTTAAAAGTTGGTATTTTCCAGGATTCTGTCCTAGGCCCACTTACTTCTCATTCTGCACGTTCTTGTTGGATGATTCTATCACATCCCTAACTTCTGCTGCCCAGTATGCACTTAAAATTCCCAAATCTGTATATCTGGATCTGGCCTGTGTCTCTAGCCTAGAAGTGTGCTTTATCCCAGAAGCACCTCAAACACTGCACTTTGGAAATTAAGCTTACTGAGTCTCGAGTCTCAAGTCCCAaactgacttctttttctctattttggttAGTGACAACACTATTTATTCAGTCATCCAAACCAGAGCCCTGAGAACCATCTTacattctctttctccctttactCAGTTCTTGCTTctgttctttctcctccctcctgcctGTGGCCTAGTGGCCATTACTGTTGGCACTGCTTTACTTTCAATTTTTTGCCTGAGCTAACGCAAGAGCCTCTGTAGGGGCCTTTCTATCAGTCTTACTCTTCACAGATCCACCGAAACACAGATCCAGTGACTGCTATGTATGTAATCTTTTGCTTTTCTGGCTCCATCTGCTACATATTCATAAGCATCCTTCAATCAAGACAAGTGAAGTTCCCAAATATAATGCCTTTTCTTATCTCTGTACTTGTTCCCTTTCCCTGGAATGTCCTTCCTTATGCCTCTCCAGCCTTTTTCCCTTTACCTGGACCTTTCCTTATTCTTCAAAACTCCACCTAGATATTACTTCCTCTAGGAAACTTTCTGTGTCCTCTGGAAGCAGACTAAGTTGTTTCTCTGCAAAGCTATCATAAAGCCTTATTCATGATtcctattattttatgtatcagGTTgctgtaacttctttttttactCCCTTCACTAGACTGAGTCTCTGGAGGGCAGGGGCTATGTTCTGTTCACTTTTGTATCCTCGGCTCTTAGCCCAGTgctaggcacatagtaggtacttaataaatgtttattgaatgaatacttGGATGTGtttagtaatttttgtattagagaaaaagaaacttaaaccTTTTgagaattaataaatttaaagacAGTATTCTCTTATGTCAAAAACAACTAAAGCTAAGCTCTTTCTTAATAAATAAAGGTGGAAGgggtcaaataaaacaaaaaaagaagaccgTACCACAAAAGGTTACTATAGCCAAAATTCCCagagcaaagaagaaatatgTGACAAGAGTATGTGGCCTTGCAACTTTTGGTGAGTT
The Pan troglodytes isolate AG18354 chromosome 10, NHGRI_mPanTro3-v2.0_pri, whole genome shotgun sequence genome window above contains:
- the DENR gene encoding density-regulated protein; this encodes MAADISESSGADCKGDPRNSAKLDADYPLRVLYCGVCSLPTEYCEYMPDVAKCRQWLEKNFPNEFAKLTVENSPKQEAGISEGQGTAGEEEEKKKQKRGGRGQIKQKKKTVPQKVTIAKIPRAKKKYVTRVCGLATFEIDLKEAQRFFAQKFSCGASVTGEDEIIIQGDFTDDIIDVIQEKWPEVDDDSIEDLGEVKK